A region from the Terriglobia bacterium genome encodes:
- the truA gene encoding tRNA pseudouridine(38-40) synthase TruA, translating to MPRFRLYIEYQGTRYSGWQIQKNARSVQGEIQAAVARITGSAGFEFCGAGRTDAGVHALRQAAHLDVNTSLTPEILRLRLNDELPSDIHILALERAHPRFHARHHAVGRSYLYQISRRRTAFGKKLIWWVKEDLDVDGMRRAAALFVGMKNCQSFAADDPEEKSLKVLIDRVQLREAGDLILIRVEGSHFLWKMVRRIVGVLVEAGKGKLSIEAVARFLAVKSDEPARLAAPASGLFLERVYYAGDARLESLQPVMHIDS from the coding sequence ATGCCAAGGTTCAGGCTTTACATCGAATACCAGGGCACGCGCTACAGCGGCTGGCAGATACAGAAAAATGCGCGCAGCGTTCAAGGCGAAATCCAGGCGGCGGTGGCCAGGATTACCGGCAGTGCGGGATTTGAGTTTTGCGGTGCCGGGCGGACCGACGCCGGGGTGCATGCCTTGCGTCAGGCAGCTCACCTCGATGTGAACACTTCGCTTACCCCTGAGATCCTCCGGCTCCGGCTCAACGATGAACTCCCCTCCGACATTCACATCCTGGCGCTCGAGCGCGCGCATCCCCGCTTCCATGCGCGCCACCATGCCGTCGGGCGCAGCTATCTCTATCAGATTTCCCGCAGGCGGACTGCCTTCGGCAAGAAACTGATCTGGTGGGTCAAGGAAGATCTGGACGTGGATGGTATGCGCCGTGCGGCGGCGCTCTTTGTCGGCATGAAAAACTGCCAATCCTTCGCCGCGGACGATCCGGAGGAAAAATCGCTCAAGGTGTTGATCGACCGGGTGCAGCTGCGGGAAGCCGGCGACCTGATCCTGATCCGGGTCGAGGGTTCCCACTTTCTCTGGAAGATGGTGCGCCGCATCGTGGGTGTGCTGGTGGAAGCCGGGAAGGGGAAGCTCTCCATCGAGGCGGTCGCGCGTTTTCTCGCCGTCAAGTCGGACGAGCCCGCCCGATTGGCCGCGCCCGCGTCCGGGCTGTTTCTGGAGCGCGTCTATTACGCGGGGGACGCCAGGCTGGAGAGCCTGCAACCAGTGATGCACATTGATTCCTGA
- a CDS encoding sensor domain-containing protein, with amino-acid sequence MDEDRSMGAGRPLERFDDGGFFGALARKQSYLNIAYHLLSFPLGIFYFVFLLVGLSLGFGLSIIGIGLLILLVMLVALRGLAACERQLTIWVLGAHIPPPNPGPEPWQHPLNALKKYVTDSYTWKALIYLLVKFPLGIAAFVITVFLTCSTVTLLLAPFLYRHVPYNFFHWRVTRAEEALVCLAVGLILGLVSVHVMNGLAAVCRAFATVMLSGTPARRSQLRTGPIVIP; translated from the coding sequence ATGGACGAAGATCGTTCGATGGGTGCCGGTAGACCTCTGGAGCGCTTCGATGACGGCGGTTTTTTCGGCGCGCTTGCCCGTAAGCAGTCGTATCTGAACATCGCGTATCACCTCCTGTCCTTTCCGCTCGGGATCTTCTATTTTGTTTTCCTCCTGGTCGGATTGTCTCTGGGCTTTGGCCTGTCCATCATCGGCATTGGCCTTCTTATCCTGCTGGTGATGCTGGTGGCGTTGCGCGGCCTCGCGGCCTGCGAGCGCCAACTCACCATCTGGGTGCTCGGCGCACACATACCTCCGCCAAATCCCGGCCCGGAGCCCTGGCAGCATCCGTTGAACGCCCTCAAGAAATATGTGACCGATTCCTACACCTGGAAGGCCCTGATCTACCTCCTGGTCAAGTTTCCGCTGGGCATCGCTGCGTTCGTTATCACTGTTTTCCTGACTTGTTCGACGGTGACCCTTCTTCTGGCTCCTTTCCTTTACCGGCATGTGCCCTACAATTTTTTCCACTGGCGCGTTACCAGGGCCGAAGAGGCGCTGGTCTGCCTGGCCGTCGGCCTGATACTGGGGCTGGTATCCGTCCATGTCATGAATGGCCTGGCAGCAGTTTGTCGAGCGTTTGCGACAGTGATGCTATCGGGTACGCCCGCGCGCCGAAGCCAGCTGCGGACCGGGCCCATTGTGATTCCCTGA
- a CDS encoding response regulator transcription factor: MRAEQIRVLLVDDSAGFLELLAGYLSAHREFSVVGSATSGEGAVDQVVRLHPDLVLMDLTMPGMNGLQATSWIKKQPHAPRIIIVTFHDQPGYRAMSSAAGADGYITKDNLTKPLIHMIHTLFDSSGRPQATA, from the coding sequence ATGCGGGCGGAACAAATACGGGTGCTCCTGGTTGACGACAGCGCCGGGTTTTTGGAGCTGTTGGCAGGCTATTTGTCCGCGCACAGGGAATTCAGCGTCGTGGGAAGTGCCACATCAGGCGAGGGCGCCGTGGATCAGGTAGTCAGGCTGCACCCGGACCTGGTTCTGATGGATCTGACAATGCCAGGCATGAATGGTCTGCAGGCAACAAGCTGGATCAAAAAGCAGCCGCATGCCCCGCGCATCATCATCGTCACCTTTCATGACCAGCCCGGCTACCGGGCGATGTCCTCAGCGGCGGGGGCCGATGGCTACATTACCAAGGACAATCTCACCAAGCCGTTGATTCACATGATCCACACGCTGTTTGACTCTTCAGGAAGGCCACAAGCCACGGCATGA
- a CDS encoding cold shock domain-containing protein, whose product MKEQGTVKWFNNEKGYGFIKRASGDDVFVHHSAIQATGFKSLSEGDTVEFTVAKGPKGLQAQDVVKL is encoded by the coding sequence ATGAAAGAACAAGGCACAGTGAAGTGGTTCAACAACGAAAAAGGCTATGGGTTTATCAAACGCGCATCTGGCGATGACGTCTTCGTCCACCATTCCGCAATACAAGCTACAGGTTTTAAGTCGCTTAGTGAAGGTGACACGGTCGAATTCACGGTTGCGAAAGGCCCCAAAGGCCTCCAGGCCCAGGACGTGGTGAAGCTCTAA
- a CDS encoding aldo/keto reductase: MGPYLEDRVGNKCSRSGPISRRDFRPGVSLSIVGLGGLTLVGMSQERADRLVADSVGCGVDLFDVAPSYGDGEAEEMLGRALEPYRNRIFLSCKTSERSATCARRELEQSLRRLRTDHIDLYQFHAVNRAEDAGSICAPGGAAEAFLLAREQGLVRFLGFSSHSVPVALTMLDRLSLDAVLFPVNYICYARGNFGPQVMEKAQARGVARVALKVLAQTAWRTGEIRTFPNCWYRPIEDPGLALLALRFSLSEDVCAVLPPGDERLYRMTLELAAGYSPLTAAERSRLLDGARGLKPIMTAKKRY; this comes from the coding sequence ATGGGGCCGTATCTTGAAGATCGTGTAGGAAACAAGTGTTCAAGGTCCGGCCCTATTTCGAGGAGAGATTTCCGGCCCGGCGTGAGCTTGTCGATTGTGGGTTTGGGCGGACTGACGCTCGTGGGCATGAGCCAGGAGCGCGCAGATCGCCTGGTTGCAGACTCTGTGGGGTGCGGTGTTGACTTATTTGATGTCGCTCCTTCGTATGGCGACGGCGAAGCCGAGGAGATGCTCGGCCGTGCACTGGAGCCCTACCGAAACCGCATATTTCTCTCCTGCAAGACTTCCGAGCGCTCTGCGACCTGCGCCCGCCGGGAGCTGGAACAATCGCTCCGGCGACTGAGAACCGACCATATCGATCTTTACCAGTTCCACGCCGTCAACAGGGCGGAAGATGCCGGAAGCATCTGCGCGCCCGGCGGCGCCGCGGAAGCCTTTCTGCTCGCTCGCGAGCAAGGGCTGGTACGCTTTCTCGGTTTTTCTTCGCACTCGGTTCCGGTGGCCCTCACCATGCTTGACCGCCTCAGTCTCGACGCGGTCCTTTTTCCCGTAAACTACATCTGCTACGCCCGGGGCAATTTCGGGCCTCAGGTGATGGAAAAGGCGCAAGCGCGCGGCGTTGCGCGCGTGGCCCTGAAGGTTCTGGCCCAAACCGCCTGGCGCACGGGGGAAATCAGGACCTTCCCGAATTGCTGGTATCGTCCGATCGAGGACCCGGGCCTGGCTCTGCTGGCGCTTCGTTTTTCTCTCTCCGAAGATGTATGCGCAGTTCTGCCACCGGGAGACGAGCGCCTGTATCGCATGACTCTCGAACTGGCTGCAGGATATTCACCACTCACTGCGGCGGAACGCAGCCGATTGCTCGACGGCGCGCGCGGCCTGAAACCAATCATGACGGCAAAGAAGAGGTACTGA
- a CDS encoding NAD-dependent epimerase/dehydratase family protein, whose protein sequence is MKRIMVTGALGQIGSELTSALRGSFGADNVVATDCRPQPPERLKDIGLFHSADVTDIDALERIIRQYDIDTVFHLAAILSATGERNPQLCWQVNMNGTLNILELGLRHRMARIIIPSSIAVWGKGVPLENTPQETVLKPSTMYGVTKVCGELLGDYYVQHFGLDVRGLRYPGIISHETPPGGGTTDYAVAIFYDAVAKGRYTCFVREDTVLPMMYMPDAIQATIRLAEADFSRLRHHSDFNLAAMSFSAGELAGCIRKHLPHFEISYEPDYHQAIADSWPRSIDDSAARKEWGWKPEWDLESMTRDMLAHLQARMAKPGTIK, encoded by the coding sequence ATCAAGAGGATCATGGTCACCGGGGCCCTGGGTCAGATCGGGTCGGAACTCACGTCTGCCTTGCGCGGCAGTTTCGGCGCGGACAATGTCGTTGCAACCGACTGCCGGCCGCAGCCGCCCGAGAGGCTCAAGGACATTGGCCTGTTTCACAGCGCAGATGTCACGGACATCGACGCTCTCGAGCGGATCATCCGGCAATACGATATCGATACCGTGTTCCACCTGGCGGCTATCCTCTCGGCCACGGGGGAGCGGAATCCTCAGCTCTGCTGGCAGGTCAACATGAACGGCACGCTCAACATCCTCGAGCTCGGCCTGCGCCACCGCATGGCGCGCATTATCATACCCAGTTCGATCGCGGTCTGGGGCAAGGGTGTCCCGCTCGAGAACACGCCCCAGGAGACGGTGCTGAAGCCGTCCACGATGTACGGCGTCACCAAAGTGTGCGGCGAACTGCTCGGCGATTACTACGTGCAGCACTTCGGGCTCGACGTGCGCGGCCTGCGATATCCGGGGATCATCTCGCACGAAACCCCGCCGGGCGGCGGCACCACCGACTATGCCGTGGCGATCTTCTATGACGCGGTGGCAAAGGGCCGGTACACGTGCTTCGTCAGGGAAGACACGGTCCTCCCCATGATGTACATGCCCGATGCAATTCAGGCGACCATTCGGCTGGCAGAGGCCGATTTCTCGAGACTGCGCCACCATTCCGATTTCAATCTCGCGGCCATGAGTTTCAGCGCCGGGGAACTGGCCGGCTGCATCCGGAAACACCTCCCTCACTTCGAGATCTCCTATGAACCCGACTACCACCAGGCAATTGCCGACTCCTGGCCACGCTCGATCGACGACTCCGCTGCTCGTAAGGAGTGGGGCTGGAAGCCCGAGTGGGACCTGGAGTCCATGACACGGGATATGCTCGCGCACCTGCAGGCGCGCATGGCAAAGCCGGGGACAATCAAGTAG
- a CDS encoding aldehyde dehydrogenase family protein, with translation MNTPTQLLIGGKFQDAASGKSFPTFNPATEELLADVAEAAAPDIDAAVGAARAAFNRKSWRTMPARDRARLLWKVGDLIMKNADELARLETLNNGKPIFESRNVDIPAAAETFYYYAGWCTKIEGETIPVPGNFFNYTLREPYGVCGIITPWNFPLLMVAWKLAPALACGNTAVVKVAEETPLTGLRLGQLCQEAGLPDGVVNIVPGFGESAGRALVAHPDVDKISFTGSTAVGKEIMRSAADTLKRVSLELGGKSPNIVFADADLDAAAKGAINGIFYGKGEVCTAGSRLFIEEAAHDKLMERLLERARKLEPGDPLLPTTRLGALVSRAQMDRVLGYVETGRLEGATQVLPGGRAGDRGFFVKPTIFDGVAQGMRIAQEEIFGPVLATLTFSDADELIEKANATIYGLAAAVWTRDIGKAHRIVREIHAGTIWINSYNMLSEQSPFGGYKQSGFGRELGKQGIDLYTQVKSVWVSLD, from the coding sequence ATGAACACACCCACACAGCTTTTGATCGGAGGCAAGTTTCAGGACGCGGCCTCGGGTAAGTCTTTCCCCACCTTCAATCCGGCCACCGAGGAACTGCTGGCAGATGTGGCCGAAGCGGCCGCACCTGACATCGACGCCGCCGTCGGCGCCGCGCGCGCCGCTTTCAACCGGAAGTCCTGGCGCACCATGCCGGCGCGTGACCGCGCCCGGCTGCTCTGGAAGGTCGGCGACCTCATCATGAAAAACGCCGACGAACTCGCGCGACTCGAAACCTTGAACAACGGCAAGCCGATCTTCGAATCGCGCAACGTCGACATCCCGGCAGCCGCGGAGACCTTTTACTACTACGCCGGCTGGTGCACGAAAATCGAGGGGGAGACCATCCCCGTACCCGGGAACTTCTTCAACTACACGCTGCGTGAACCGTACGGCGTGTGCGGCATCATCACCCCGTGGAACTTTCCGCTTCTCATGGTTGCATGGAAGCTGGCCCCGGCGCTCGCCTGCGGCAACACGGCCGTGGTAAAAGTGGCGGAGGAAACCCCGCTCACCGGCCTCCGGCTCGGGCAACTGTGCCAGGAGGCGGGCCTGCCCGACGGCGTGGTCAACATCGTCCCCGGCTTCGGCGAAAGCGCGGGGCGGGCACTGGTGGCCCATCCGGACGTCGACAAGATTTCCTTTACCGGCAGCACGGCAGTCGGCAAGGAGATCATGCGCAGCGCCGCCGACACCCTGAAGAGAGTCTCGCTCGAGCTCGGCGGCAAATCGCCGAACATCGTCTTCGCGGATGCGGATCTCGATGCCGCGGCCAAAGGAGCGATCAACGGCATTTTCTATGGGAAGGGCGAAGTCTGCACGGCCGGCTCTCGCCTGTTCATTGAAGAGGCAGCCCATGACAAGCTGATGGAAAGGCTGCTCGAACGCGCCCGAAAGCTGGAGCCCGGAGATCCGCTTCTTCCCACGACACGCCTGGGCGCACTGGTCTCCAGAGCGCAGATGGATCGCGTTCTCGGCTATGTGGAAACCGGCAGGCTGGAGGGTGCCACGCAGGTCCTGCCCGGAGGGCGTGCCGGCGACCGCGGGTTCTTCGTCAAGCCGACCATATTCGACGGCGTCGCGCAGGGAATGCGCATCGCCCAGGAAGAGATTTTCGGGCCGGTGCTGGCGACTCTGACGTTCAGCGACGCGGACGAGCTGATCGAGAAGGCAAATGCCACGATCTATGGGCTGGCCGCGGCGGTGTGGACTCGGGATATAGGAAAAGCCCACCGTATCGTCCGCGAAATTCACGCCGGAACCATCTGGATAAACAGCTACAACATGCTCTCCGAACAGTCACCTTTCGGGGGCTACAAGCAGTCGGGCTTCGGCCGGGAGCTGGGCAAGCAGGGCATAGACCTCTACACCCAGGTGAAGTCAGTCTGGGTCAGCCTCGATTGA